A genome region from Mycobacterium florentinum includes the following:
- a CDS encoding cytochrome P450: protein MDQFDHHSQDFAQHWRGLYADMRQRCPVAHSDRHDGFSVLTRYDDIKKVLADPETFVSGRDLSFGDDVVRGGATVPTNPVRMGMMEMDPPVSQAYRKLLAPLLSRKAIDAYRPRMQEIVSWTIDRVIDSGSVDFVDQIANPLPAMVSLDYFGLSLDKWEQYATTLHKAVYREKGSARDLVALVEDVRATVVERRATAGERGDLVDALLTGEVNGEPLDDEMVTELLFMLLNGGIDTSTALIAHMFGYLGAHPGDRETLIADPDRIPSAIDEMLRYFPPGTGVARTVAKPVEIQGHRFIPGDRVYCAIGGANLDPDIFVHPDEVLLDRENSGKHLSFGFGVHRCLGSFLAPMELTVLLGEVLHRMPDYVVDHEQVRQYPTIPLVNGYLAMPATFTPGPRVLTGFAAALPVRLEPATTA, encoded by the coding sequence GTGGATCAGTTCGACCATCACTCGCAAGACTTCGCCCAGCATTGGCGCGGCCTGTATGCCGACATGCGGCAGCGCTGTCCTGTGGCTCATAGCGATCGACACGACGGTTTCTCGGTACTGACCCGCTACGACGACATCAAAAAGGTGCTGGCCGACCCCGAGACATTCGTCAGCGGCCGTGATCTGTCGTTCGGTGACGACGTCGTGCGGGGCGGTGCGACGGTGCCTACCAACCCCGTTCGCATGGGCATGATGGAGATGGACCCGCCGGTATCCCAGGCCTACCGCAAGTTGCTGGCACCGCTGTTGTCGCGCAAGGCGATCGACGCTTACCGGCCAAGGATGCAAGAGATCGTGTCCTGGACGATCGACCGCGTCATCGACTCCGGCAGTGTCGATTTCGTGGATCAGATCGCGAATCCGCTGCCCGCGATGGTGTCCCTCGACTACTTTGGCCTCTCACTGGACAAGTGGGAGCAGTACGCCACGACGTTGCACAAGGCCGTGTACCGGGAAAAGGGTTCGGCGCGCGATCTCGTGGCGCTCGTCGAGGACGTGCGAGCTACCGTCGTCGAGCGGCGAGCGACCGCCGGCGAACGCGGCGATCTGGTCGACGCGTTGCTGACCGGTGAGGTCAATGGCGAACCGCTCGACGACGAGATGGTCACCGAGTTGTTGTTCATGTTGCTCAACGGCGGCATTGACACCTCGACCGCGCTGATCGCGCACATGTTCGGCTATCTGGGCGCGCATCCCGGCGACCGCGAGACGTTGATCGCCGACCCGGACCGGATTCCGTCGGCCATCGACGAGATGCTGCGCTACTTTCCTCCGGGTACCGGGGTAGCTCGCACCGTCGCCAAACCCGTTGAGATCCAAGGCCACCGATTCATTCCGGGCGATCGCGTGTACTGCGCGATCGGTGGGGCCAACCTCGATCCAGACATCTTTGTGCACCCCGACGAGGTGCTTCTGGACCGCGAGAACAGCGGCAAGCACTTGTCGTTCGGGTTCGGCGTGCACCGCTGCCTCGGATCGTTCTTGGCGCCGATGGAGCTGACCGTGCTGCTCGGCGAGGTCCTTCATCGGATGCCCGACTACGTTGTCGACCACGAGCAGGTACGTCAGTACCCGACAATCCCTCTGGTCAACGGCTATCTTGCGATGCCCGCCACGTTCACTCCGGGTCCACGCGTGCTCACCGGTTTCGCCGCCGCGCTACCGGTGCGGCTGGAACCGGCGACGACGGCCTGA
- a CDS encoding AMP-binding protein encodes MGIEHHATDVVHYHARRRPDRPAIEDVRSGAVHTWRELEDRVAGLAGALADDLGVGRGDRVAVLAANHPWVLILQFACMRIGAMLVPLNFRLAQPELEFCCADSEPAVLVHDAAWADTAARVGAAARVPRLASFGVEDAGYDIVAGAEHSAPRRAAPVVAVTDPVQLIYTSGTTGRPKAAICTHRMLHYQMLNSLDPYELTSDSRYLAVLPFFHAAGLNSMTNPILALGGTVSVLPAFDPAEVVGLLSDAAKGFTHFSGAPVMYQVMAGVPGFAEADFGHMRHGQVGGGFLNYDVTKAFYERGWPLSPGYGATEMGPIVSVIRPSDTLRKFGSCGDPVQYTNIRIVGSDGRDVAVGEAGELWANGPAVTAGYWRRDSDDDAAFHGDWFRTGDAVKRDEDGFLTMVDRFKDMYKSGGENVYPAEVERVLQEHADIADAAVIPIADERWGEVGRALIVLNPGADLDRDAFAEYCRSRLARYKVPAEFVAVEPFERNVTGKLPKADLKKRYGSPASSVPAQ; translated from the coding sequence ATGGGCATCGAGCACCATGCGACCGATGTTGTGCATTATCACGCGCGTCGCCGGCCGGATCGGCCCGCGATCGAGGATGTCCGTTCCGGGGCGGTGCACACGTGGCGGGAACTCGAGGACCGGGTCGCCGGTTTGGCCGGGGCGCTCGCCGACGACCTGGGCGTCGGTCGCGGCGACCGGGTCGCGGTGCTGGCCGCCAATCACCCCTGGGTATTGATCTTGCAGTTCGCGTGCATGCGGATCGGGGCGATGTTGGTTCCGCTGAATTTTCGCCTGGCGCAGCCCGAGCTCGAATTCTGCTGCGCGGACTCCGAACCCGCCGTGCTCGTCCACGACGCGGCCTGGGCGGACACGGCCGCGCGAGTAGGCGCCGCCGCGCGGGTTCCCCGGCTGGCATCGTTCGGTGTCGAGGACGCTGGGTACGACATCGTCGCGGGCGCGGAACACTCGGCGCCCCGCCGCGCGGCGCCGGTCGTGGCGGTCACCGATCCGGTCCAGTTGATCTACACCTCGGGAACCACGGGACGCCCGAAGGCGGCGATCTGTACGCACCGGATGCTGCACTACCAGATGCTGAATTCGCTCGACCCATATGAATTGACTTCCGACAGCCGCTATCTGGCAGTCCTTCCGTTCTTCCACGCTGCGGGCCTGAACAGCATGACGAACCCCATCTTGGCCCTGGGTGGCACGGTGTCGGTGCTGCCGGCCTTCGACCCGGCCGAGGTAGTGGGCTTGCTCAGTGACGCGGCGAAGGGATTCACACACTTCTCCGGAGCGCCCGTGATGTATCAGGTCATGGCGGGGGTTCCCGGGTTCGCCGAGGCGGACTTCGGTCACATGCGACACGGTCAGGTCGGCGGCGGGTTCTTGAATTACGACGTCACCAAGGCTTTTTACGAGCGCGGTTGGCCGCTGAGTCCCGGATACGGTGCGACGGAAATGGGGCCCATCGTCAGTGTGATACGGCCTTCGGACACGCTCCGGAAATTCGGTTCGTGCGGTGATCCAGTGCAGTACACCAACATTCGCATTGTCGGGAGCGACGGCCGGGACGTCGCAGTGGGCGAGGCTGGGGAGCTGTGGGCCAACGGACCGGCAGTGACGGCGGGCTATTGGCGCCGGGACTCCGATGATGACGCGGCCTTTCACGGTGATTGGTTTCGGACAGGTGATGCGGTCAAGCGCGACGAAGATGGTTTCTTGACGATGGTCGACCGCTTCAAGGACATGTACAAGTCGGGCGGGGAAAACGTCTATCCGGCGGAGGTGGAGCGCGTGCTCCAGGAGCACGCCGACATCGCCGACGCCGCCGTTATCCCGATCGCAGACGAGCGCTGGGGTGAGGTCGGACGGGCGTTGATCGTGCTGAATCCCGGCGCTGACCTGGACCGCGACGCGTTCGCCGAGTACTGCCGCAGTCGGTTGGCGCGGTACAAGGTGCCGGCGGAGTTCGTGGCGGTGGAGCCTTTTGAGCGCAATGTGACCGGCAAGCTGCCCAAGGCCGATTTGAAGAAGCGGTACGGGTCGCCCGCGTCGAGTGTCCCGGCGCAATGA
- a CDS encoding TetR/AcrR family transcriptional regulator — MVRPKVALISRRKVLEAALTIIDEDGLAGLSIRRLADVLGVNGASLYHHFENKDEILVGATELALSKVRTPEKSDDNWRHWLSQNARNLRNALLEHPGLVPLVVSKRSLGMGFRMLDTSAERLMAEGVPSAAVMPLLDALELFAIGSALHDTQGYSPEDQHDIDSEKYPALAKAMSESGLSSEEIFDLVTSSILDAIDAAIKVRQARWLPAAPADGETNGRGKRA, encoded by the coding sequence ATGGTAAGGCCCAAGGTCGCGTTGATTTCGCGGCGCAAGGTTCTCGAGGCGGCGCTGACCATCATCGACGAGGACGGTCTGGCGGGCCTGAGTATCCGCCGGCTGGCCGATGTGCTCGGCGTCAACGGCGCGTCGCTCTACCATCACTTCGAGAACAAAGACGAAATTCTGGTTGGTGCAACGGAATTAGCGCTCAGCAAGGTTCGCACGCCCGAGAAGTCGGACGACAACTGGCGGCACTGGCTGTCTCAGAACGCGCGCAATCTCCGAAATGCGTTGCTCGAACACCCCGGACTGGTGCCCCTGGTCGTGTCCAAACGGTCGCTCGGGATGGGCTTTCGGATGCTGGACACATCGGCCGAGCGGTTGATGGCCGAGGGCGTGCCGAGCGCGGCGGTGATGCCCCTGCTCGACGCGCTCGAATTGTTCGCCATCGGCAGCGCCCTGCATGACACGCAAGGCTATTCGCCCGAGGATCAGCACGATATCGACTCCGAGAAGTACCCGGCGCTGGCCAAGGCGATGTCGGAGAGCGGCCTGTCCTCCGAAGAGATCTTCGATCTCGTGACGTCGAGCATCCTGGACGCCATCGACGCGGCGATAAAGGTGCGCCAAGCCAGGTGGCTGCCGGCTGCCCCGGCCGACGGCGAAACTAACGGCCGCGGAAAGCGGGCTTAG
- a CDS encoding phytoene desaturase family protein: MKRSVSGHERADVVVVGAGHNGLTAACYLAKAGYDVLVVEASPAIGGMTSTYATIPGAPDHLVNEGAVQASLFRATTIEADLDLARYGFRQIVADPQHLHLGPDGESLAIWRDPVRTADELRRFSKKDAQAWLDMSETLDVMMDAMLAYMASHPTRPSVKEMLKGARNMARHPKTSIALSRYFSVSHAQIIDEAFETPLVRGSLAQMPTFDWMRRDGTAWGMIYVALVHRTNSSRFVGGTGALPSALEACLVAHGGRVRTSAPVEEIVCRNDRVVGVKLCSGEQIQANAVLAACDPKQALDRLLPKGTLPAKLETAAAHIPTTTTGAGHMKVNVALRGQLQLSRHTAWRRDGLDLRKPVTCWHTFEEHVAGWDRAVRGDWPERQPFLSVIPTAIDPTQAPAGQDTLWIWSGVVPNQSREPWESVRDRVGDAILADCADYYDGIEELIIDHTVLTPGDVATRFNVSDGNVYHVDPSLMRFGPLRPAPGLADYASPVHGLFLGGGGMHPSAGICGLPGQLAARTMIGKLRKDRLRRLLPARSAPRSGSSTAVSTPNVTVG, translated from the coding sequence ATGAAAAGAAGCGTTAGCGGTCACGAGCGTGCCGACGTGGTTGTAGTGGGTGCCGGCCACAATGGCCTTACGGCGGCTTGCTATCTCGCAAAGGCCGGGTATGACGTGCTGGTCGTGGAGGCTTCACCGGCGATCGGCGGTATGACCTCCACCTACGCAACAATTCCGGGCGCACCCGATCACCTGGTCAACGAGGGAGCGGTCCAGGCGTCGTTGTTCCGAGCCACCACCATCGAGGCAGACTTGGACCTTGCGCGGTACGGCTTTCGGCAAATCGTCGCCGACCCGCAACACCTGCATCTGGGACCTGACGGCGAGTCACTCGCCATCTGGCGCGATCCGGTCCGCACCGCTGACGAGCTCCGTCGATTCTCGAAAAAGGATGCTCAGGCGTGGCTGGACATGTCCGAAACACTCGACGTGATGATGGACGCGATGCTGGCGTACATGGCCTCGCATCCCACGCGTCCAAGCGTGAAGGAGATGTTGAAGGGTGCGCGAAACATGGCCCGCCACCCGAAAACCAGCATCGCGCTGAGCCGGTATTTTTCGGTATCGCATGCCCAGATCATCGACGAAGCGTTCGAAACGCCGCTCGTGCGAGGCAGTCTCGCGCAGATGCCGACCTTCGACTGGATGCGACGCGATGGAACCGCGTGGGGAATGATCTATGTAGCGCTTGTCCATCGGACGAACTCTTCGCGTTTTGTCGGTGGGACGGGTGCTCTACCAAGCGCTCTCGAAGCGTGCCTGGTCGCCCACGGGGGTCGGGTGCGGACTTCAGCGCCGGTGGAAGAGATCGTTTGCCGAAACGATCGTGTCGTCGGCGTCAAGCTTTGCAGCGGTGAACAGATCCAGGCGAATGCGGTGCTCGCTGCCTGCGACCCGAAGCAGGCGCTCGACCGCCTGTTGCCCAAAGGGACGTTGCCGGCCAAATTGGAGACTGCCGCGGCTCATATCCCGACAACCACAACCGGTGCCGGTCATATGAAGGTTAACGTGGCGCTTCGCGGTCAGCTTCAGCTATCGCGGCATACCGCTTGGCGCAGAGACGGATTGGACCTGCGCAAGCCGGTGACGTGTTGGCACACGTTCGAGGAGCATGTAGCCGGATGGGATCGGGCAGTGCGAGGCGATTGGCCTGAGCGTCAGCCATTTCTCTCGGTGATCCCAACGGCGATCGATCCCACACAAGCGCCCGCGGGCCAGGACACGCTGTGGATTTGGAGCGGCGTCGTACCCAACCAATCCCGTGAACCGTGGGAGAGCGTGCGCGACCGAGTGGGAGACGCAATTCTCGCGGACTGCGCCGATTATTACGACGGGATCGAAGAACTCATCATCGACCACACCGTGCTCACCCCGGGCGACGTCGCAACGCGATTCAACGTCAGCGACGGCAATGTGTACCACGTCGATCCGTCGTTGATGCGCTTTGGCCCGCTTCGGCCTGCACCAGGCTTGGCGGACTACGCGTCTCCAGTCCATGGGCTCTTTCTGGGAGGCGGAGGAATGCACCCGAGCGCAGGCATCTGCGGGCTCCCCGGCCAGCTCGCGGCTCGCACCATGATCGGCAAGCTGCGGAAGGATCGCCTACGCCGATTGCTGCCTGCTCGATCGGCACCGCGATCCGGGTCATCCACCGCGGTAAGCACGCCGAACGTGACCGTCGGCTAG